One part of the Mangrovibacillus cuniculi genome encodes these proteins:
- a CDS encoding class F sortase: MRKHISIAFAILLLSGCSAGDFSTEDTTTTPPPATKQQAQPVNSTIDKSNEQDKNSTEQDMPIYEGIEPARIVIPSLDIDAPITEHGLNENAEMTVPDNGEEVGWFEPGKKPGEKGNSILAAHVDDYTGPAVFFYLKNLKPGDIVEVYDVNDNKKTFEVEKLVAYDRNEAPIAQIFGPSQTPRLNLLTCTGIYDRSIQEHEERLVVYTTLIEG, translated from the coding sequence ATGCGTAAACACATTTCTATAGCTTTTGCTATTCTCCTGCTGAGTGGCTGCTCAGCAGGAGATTTTTCAACAGAAGACACTACCACTACACCACCACCTGCAACGAAACAACAGGCACAACCTGTTAATAGTACAATAGATAAAAGTAACGAACAAGATAAAAATTCTACTGAACAAGATATGCCTATATATGAAGGAATTGAACCAGCACGTATTGTCATACCTTCTTTGGATATTGATGCACCTATAACAGAACATGGATTAAACGAAAATGCAGAAATGACCGTTCCAGATAACGGTGAAGAAGTTGGATGGTTTGAACCTGGTAAAAAACCAGGGGAAAAGGGAAATTCTATCTTAGCAGCCCATGTAGATGATTATACTGGTCCAGCAGTCTTTTTCTATTTAAAGAATTTAAAACCAGGAGATATTGTAGAAGTATACGATGTAAATGATAACAAAAAAACGTTTGAAGTAGAAAAATTGGTTGCTTATGACCGAAATGAAGCTCCAATTGCTCAAATATTCGGTCCATCCCAAACTCCAAGATTAAATTTACTTACTTGTACAGGTATTTATGATCGCTCCATCCAAGAGCATGAAGAGAGATTAGTTGTCTATACAACTTTAATTGAAGGATAA
- a CDS encoding DUF4397 domain-containing protein, producing MKKVVASIFTAVMMLAVMATGAFANDDAMVRIVHASPDAPAVDIYVNGELTVENAAFKAATDYLSVPAGDHEVEIFAAGTTENPVISQTLTVEAGKAYTVAAANTLENIELVVAEDSMNVTEGKTKVRVGHLSPDAPTVDVGLVGGDALFAGAAFKAVTDYQELDPGTYDLEIRTPDGTQVLDLSGTTLAENTVYSVFAVNTAENLEVLVLEDGSVMPSEMPKTGMGGASQSTSNAAPIAAAIAGLGVVAFFAFRKKSAQ from the coding sequence ATGAAGAAAGTCGTTGCTTCTATTTTTACAGCGGTAATGATGCTTGCTGTAATGGCAACAGGTGCCTTTGCAAATGATGATGCGATGGTACGTATTGTTCACGCATCACCTGATGCACCTGCAGTTGATATTTATGTAAATGGTGAACTTACTGTTGAGAATGCTGCATTTAAAGCAGCAACGGATTATCTTTCAGTTCCTGCTGGTGATCATGAAGTAGAAATCTTCGCAGCTGGTACTACTGAAAATCCAGTAATTTCTCAAACTTTAACAGTAGAAGCTGGTAAAGCATACACAGTAGCAGCAGCTAATACTCTTGAAAACATTGAATTAGTAGTTGCTGAAGATTCCATGAATGTAACAGAAGGTAAAACGAAAGTACGTGTTGGTCACTTATCTCCTGACGCTCCAACAGTTGACGTTGGCCTTGTAGGTGGAGATGCATTGTTTGCTGGAGCTGCATTCAAAGCAGTGACAGATTATCAAGAATTAGATCCTGGTACGTATGACCTTGAAATCCGTACTCCAGACGGTACTCAAGTGTTAGACTTATCTGGCACTACTCTTGCTGAAAACACTGTTTACTCCGTATTTGCAGTAAATACTGCTGAAAATCTTGAAGTTTTAGTACTTGAAGATGGTTCTGTAATGCCTTCTGAAATGCCGAAAACAGGTATGGGTGGAGCTTCTCAATCAACTTCTAATGCAGCTCCAATCGCAGCTGCAATTGCAGGCCTTGGTGTAGTGGCATTCTTCGCTTTCCGCAAAAAGTCTGCACAATAA
- a CDS encoding peptide chain release factor 3 has protein sequence MSTLKKEVQSRKTFAIISHPDAGKTTLTEQLLLFGGAIRAAGTVKGKKSGKFATSDWMEIEKQRGISVTSSVMQFDYDGYRVNILDTPGHQDFSEDTYRTLMAVDSAVMIIDAAKGIEAQTLKLFKVCKMRGIPIFTFMNKLDRQGKAPLELLAELEEVMGIETYPMNWPIGMGKEFLGIYDRHHKRIEQFRVEEDQRFIPLNQDGEIEGDHSLKQSGLYDQTLEEIELLNEAGNDFSSERIAAGDLTPVFFGSALTNFGVQTFLETYLKYAPSPQPRKTTTGEIDPENEEFSGFVFKIQANMNPAHRDRIAFVRVCSGKFERGMSVTLSRTGKSMKLSQSTSFLAEERATVEEAVSGDIVGLYDTGTYQIGDTIVGGKDKIQYERLPQFTPELFMKVTAKNVMKQKSFHKGVQQLVQEGAIQLFKTYRTEDYILGAVGQLQFEVFEHRMKNEYNAEVLMEPMGNKVARWVEDQTIDDRYSSSRSMLVKDRYDQLVFLYENEFALRWFQDKNPDIKLSNPMDLSEA, from the coding sequence ATGTCCACATTAAAAAAAGAAGTACAATCACGTAAGACATTTGCTATCATCTCTCACCCAGATGCAGGAAAAACAACTTTAACGGAACAGTTACTGTTATTTGGAGGAGCAATTAGAGCAGCGGGAACTGTTAAAGGGAAGAAATCTGGTAAGTTTGCAACTTCTGACTGGATGGAAATTGAAAAGCAACGTGGGATATCTGTTACGTCCTCCGTTATGCAGTTTGATTATGATGGATATCGTGTAAATATATTAGATACCCCTGGTCACCAAGACTTTTCAGAAGATACGTACCGTACATTAATGGCTGTAGATAGTGCAGTAATGATCATTGATGCAGCAAAAGGTATTGAAGCACAGACATTAAAGCTATTTAAAGTTTGTAAAATGCGAGGCATACCTATCTTCACTTTTATGAATAAATTAGATCGTCAAGGTAAAGCTCCACTAGAATTATTAGCTGAATTAGAAGAAGTGATGGGGATTGAAACATATCCAATGAACTGGCCTATCGGAATGGGAAAAGAATTCTTAGGAATTTATGATCGTCATCATAAACGAATTGAGCAATTTAGAGTGGAAGAAGATCAACGCTTTATTCCTTTAAATCAAGATGGGGAAATTGAAGGAGATCATTCATTAAAGCAGTCAGGCTTATATGATCAAACGTTAGAAGAAATTGAATTACTAAACGAAGCAGGGAATGATTTCTCTAGTGAAAGAATTGCAGCGGGAGATTTGACACCAGTATTCTTCGGAAGTGCACTAACAAACTTTGGTGTGCAAACATTTTTAGAAACATACTTAAAGTATGCTCCTTCCCCTCAACCAAGAAAAACGACAACAGGAGAAATAGATCCAGAAAATGAAGAGTTCTCTGGTTTTGTCTTCAAAATTCAGGCAAACATGAACCCTGCTCACCGTGATCGAATTGCTTTTGTTCGTGTGTGCTCTGGTAAGTTCGAACGCGGAATGAGTGTTACTTTATCAAGAACGGGTAAATCCATGAAGCTTTCGCAATCTACATCTTTCCTTGCAGAAGAAAGAGCAACAGTGGAAGAAGCAGTAAGTGGTGATATTGTAGGGTTGTATGACACGGGAACGTATCAGATTGGAGACACCATAGTAGGTGGGAAAGATAAAATCCAATATGAGCGTCTTCCACAATTCACACCTGAGTTGTTTATGAAAGTAACGGCAAAGAATGTAATGAAACAAAAGTCATTCCATAAAGGTGTTCAACAACTTGTGCAAGAAGGAGCTATTCAGTTATTCAAAACATACCGAACAGAAGACTACATTTTAGGAGCTGTTGGTCAACTTCAGTTTGAAGTATTTGAGCACCGTATGAAAAATGAGTACAATGCTGAAGTATTAATGGAGCCGATGGGTAATAAAGTGGCACGTTGGGTAGAGGACCAAACAATTGATGATCGCTACTCTAGTTCTCGAAGCATGTTAGTAAAAGATCGTTATGACCAATTGGTGTTCTTATACGAAAATGAATTTGCACTTAGATGGTTCCAAGATAAAAACCCAGATATTAAACTGAGTAACCCAATGGATTTATCGGAAGCATAA